A window of Argopecten irradians isolate NY chromosome 1, Ai_NY, whole genome shotgun sequence contains these coding sequences:
- the LOC138320339 gene encoding von Willebrand factor D and EGF domain-containing protein-like — translation MTTTTVSTTTTTEPTTTIEPRTVIIEPTTTTTEPTITTTESTPVTIGDIILSAAVTPGLEERIGSPPYINTSDDFNIYEIIFECDLAFINGSVEPRQFIYDISWYINNVKLPMDSGSNLTYINITTTGRLREENWKDIYTLGFEVKCGVALRSSDNNIPSDILFSDSFYAGIQTDFPEYTVTEGDWFDIRVTLTVPLGCYFPSNSSINEINNIKENHCKLMVGIITSMESSGSHCSAGGLTNEPIVFGDISCGLQFSHSNWQSAQVVRVYGTSDNIVNVLDREVEVRFKAEETVTRHTTWNSASSQNISVTVVDADSRIVNSVCKSYNDPHLSTFDGRNWDNQRLGEFVLYYNTEAGYAVHAMYQACVNGVSGATCNCGLAIKSNKALFVANFCSARIGWSVSDGVSSNRYIEGSICDNTDMVIENDDNSYQVTLPTGTQISFYHIIDVNTTTIGGITIKPSLADWQTSSGLCGYMDGNKTNDFRIRDGGTTSDERTFALDWKITGNTSLASLFGDVNLSDINTTSHRYCKCRDRTVKGVNAEDCNLHSTNTLCTSSGSSSFFQSCNEGLRRKRSISEPSHRRRRAVADGDAVAKFPIVQDSDADQEPTPLSWRNGWNEDLATEACRQFLQNQMFLQKCEEIIDEMKGETAIGIDSCVQDIKLIGDNRFMQSTADTLSESCRLTAVRLENLTMTSSSASTGKTVLDEMLDLHCRNNCSGNGRCTNGRCECFDDFEGGSCSIRRSLPPMVSSKTNPGLCQSDVYACTTFYISGSNFASENVTCRTVHFAISESTHELTSQNQTFPAVPIPGGIGCSCSLPQSRRRKRSVNNNNAIASGFFLSVSNDGVRFSDDIVVIVYNSTCLSCNTTGITCSVKSSCESTYPTTEGGSITTTSATGHDSPQNGYMNIGLVAGVTIGGIGVVVVLLVLTKLVLTQRKSEKKSHPSPEDEEEEEYRYRRNFYWEQGRGYPSLGRSSTSNRIHTRFY, via the exons ATGACCACCACTACTGTATCCACAACAACTACTACTGAACCCACAACCACAATTGAACCCAGAACTGTCATTATCGAACCaacaaccactactactgaacccaCGATCACCACAACTGAATCGACACCTGTAACCATTGGAG ACATCATATTATCAGCTGCTGTTACTCCTGGACTTGAAGAGAGAATAGGGTCACCACCATATATCAACACTTCGGATGATTTcaacatatatgaaataatttttgaatGTGATTTAGCATTTATAAACGGAAGTGTTGAGCCGAGACAATTTATATACGACATCTCATGGTACATAAATAACGTTAAATTACCGATGGATTCTGGGAGTAATCTGACGTACATAAACATTACAACCACAGGACGCTTACGCGAGGAGAACTGGAAAGACATATATACCTTAGGTTTTGAG GTGAAGTGTGGAGTTGCACTACGTTCTTCAGACAACAATATCCCTAGTGATATTCTCTTCAGCGACTCGTTTTATGCAGGAATTCAG ACTGATTTCCCTGAATACACTGTGACAGAAGGGGACTGGTTTGACATCAGAGTGACACTGACTGTTCCTTTAGGATGCTACTTCCCTAGTAATTCATCAATAAACGA aataaataacataaaagaAAATCACTGTAAGCTCATGGTTGGAATTATCACTAGTATGGAGAGTTCCGGCAGCCATTGCTCTGCTGGGGGTCTCACAAATGAGCCGATCGTATTCGGAGACATAAGCTGTGGCCTACAATTCAGTCATTCTAACTGGCAGTCTGCGCAGGTAGTGCGTGTTTACGGAACATCTGATAACATTGTCAATGTGTTGGATAGAGAGGTAGAAGTTCGCTTTAAAGCGGAGGAGACAGTGACTCGCCATACCACTTGGAATTCTGCATCGTCACAAAATATTTCC GTGACCGTAGTTGATGCAGATAGTCGGATCGTCAACAGTGTATGTAAAAGCTACAATGACCCGCATCTCAGCACATTTGACGGAAG AAACTGGGATAATCAGCGGCTTGGTGAATTTGTACTTTACTACAATACTGAAGCCGGTTATGCG GTCCATGCTATGTACCAGGCCTGTGTAAATGGCGTCAGTGGAGCAACCTGTAACTGTGGACTGGCTATCAAAAGTAACAAGGCGCTTTTTGTCGCTAATTTTTGCTCTGCTCGGATTGGATGGTCCGTTAGCGATGGAGTCAGTTCTAACCGCTACATAGAGGGATCGATTTGTGATAACACGGATATGGTGATAGAGAACGATGACAACTCATATCAG GTAACATTGCCAACAGGCACGCAGATATCCTTCTACCATATCATTGATGTCAATACTACAACAATCGGCGGTATCACTATCAAACCCTCTCTGGCAGACTGGCAAACGTCTAGTGGACTCTGTGGCTACATGGACGGTAATAAGACGAACGACTTCCGGATTAGAGATGGCGGGACGACTTCTGACGAGCGGACATTTGCACTAGATTGGAA AATAACAGGAAACACAAGCCTTGCATCATTGTTTGGAGACGTTAACTTGTCAGACATCAATACTACCTCACATAGGTATTGTAAATGTAGAGACAGGACCGTTAAAGGCGTTAATGCAGAAGACTGTAACCTCCACTCTACCAACACCCTGTGCACTAGTTCAGGATCTTCGAGCTTCTTTCAATCTTGCAACGAAGGTCTACGTCGCAAGAGGTCGATATCCGAACCTTCGCATCGACGCAGAAGAGCTGTTGCAGATGGAGACGCGGTTGCCAAGTTTCCTATAGTCCAAGACAGTGACGCCGACCAAGAACCGACG CCTTTGTCATGGAGGAATGGATGGAATGAAGATTTGGCAACTGAGGCTTGTCGCCAATTTCTCCAGAATCAGATGTTTTTACAGAAATGTGAGGAGATAATTGACGAGATGAAGGGGGAGACTGCCATTGGGATCGATTCGTGTGTTCAAGATATTAAG TTAATTGGAGACAACAGGTTCATGCAGTCGACAGCCGACACGTTGTCCGAAAGTTGCAGGTTGACTGCCGTCAGACTCGAAAATCTCACAATGACGTCATCATCTGCTTCAACTGGAAAAACAGTGTTAGATGAAATGTTGGACCTGCATTGTAGGAATAATTGTTCCGGGAACGGGAGGTGTACGAATG GGCGTTGTGAATGTTTTGACGACTTTGAGGGAGGCTCCTGTTCTATTAGACGATCTTTGCCTCCCATGGTTTCTTCGAAGACAAATCCAGGCCTTTGTCAGAGTGACGTGTACGCTTGTACAACGTTTTATATCTCGGGATCTAACTTCGCAAGTGAAAATGTTACCTGTAGAACGGTCCATTTCGCA ATAAGCGAATCAACCCACGAACTAACATCACAAAATCAGACATTCCCGGCTGTGCCTATCCCCGGAGGCATAGGATGTTCCTGTTCTTTACCACAATCTCGACGGAGGAAGCGTTCTGTGAATAACAATAACGCAATTGCGAGCGGGTTTTTCTTGAGCGTTTCAAATGACGGCGTCCGGTTCAGTGACGATATAGTTGTCATCGTTTATAATTCAACTTGTTTATCCTGTAACACCACGGGCATCACGTGTAGTGTTAAG AGCTCCTGCGAATCGACCTATCCTACAACAGAGGGTGGCTCCATCACTACGACATCGGCTACAGGACACGACAGCCCACAAAACG GATATATGAATATTGGGTTGGTGGCTGGCGTTACCATCGGAGGAATAGGTGTTGTCGTAGTGCTTCTAGTACTGACAAAACTCGTCTTGACTCAACGGAAATC TGAAAAGAAGTCCCATCCAAGTCCTGAGGACGAAGAAGAAGAGGAGTACCGTTACAGACGAAACTTCTATTGGGAACAAGGAAGAGGTTATCCGAGTCTGGGTCGATCCTCTACATCCAACCGTATACATACACGGTTTTATTGA